The genomic window AATGTTAAAAGAAACTCTTTCACCCTCTTCAAGGGTTTTAAATCCATCTCCAGAAATCCCTGTGTAATGAACAAAAACATCCTGACCGTTGTCGGCTGTAATAAAGCCGTACCCCTTCTTAGAATCAAACCACTTAACTGTTCCTGTAAGCTTCTCCATGCGTCCTAACCTCTCTAAAATGTTGTTGTAAATAAAAAAAGCCCTGAAGGCAGAAACGGCATGCCTTCAGGGCTTTAAAGTTCTTAAAGTTCAATCAAGTCCCTGATACTAATGCAATAGCACTTCTTAAGGGATATCCCTTAAAACTTCCAAGGTTCAAAACCTTAAAAGTAGCTAAAAAACTGCTTCCGCAAACTGCCTTCAAAACAACCTTTGAAAGTAATTTTATACATATATCTAAAAAAGTCAAGAA from Desulfurobacterium atlanticum includes these protein-coding regions:
- a CDS encoding cold-shock protein — its product is MEKLTGTVKWFDSKKGYGFITADNGQDVFVHYTGISGDGFKTLEEGERVSFNITETDKGLKAVDVEKE